The genomic interval ACTTCCCCGCTCACATACTCGGCCTCAAAGAAAACATAAAGCACGCGGATTTCTTTGCCTGCACTCGCGAGATGAGCCGGGATTAAATGCCGGCCAATGGCAACGGGTTGGAGCTTAAGCTTAAACTCCACCTCTCCAATTTCCTCTTCTGCTTCCCGTTTGATGATTTCGGAAAAAGGCGTTTCAAATTCATCAGTATCAATTCTGCCGCCGGGAAAATCATAAAACCCGGCATAACTGCCGCCATCATCAGCCTTCAGGGCCAGTATTTTGCCTTCTTTGTTTTTGAGAATCAATTTTAAAGAAATTTGATAAAAATCTCTTACTTTTTTCATAGTTTAAATAATTTATGGCTTTTAGATTTTAACATTTCCAAACACGGCCCCAAATAATCAACTGTTTGATACTTACTATCTTCTGATATATCAATCCACTTATAATCCTGATGTTCCCTGGGACTAAGTTTAACTTCCCCACTTTGATATTCAGCAATAAAAATCAGCCTAACAAATTGTTTGTCTTTTCTTTTGTCTACATTTGAAGTATAGAAAAACAAACTCGGGTTTTTGATATCCAGCCCTGCTTCTTCTTTGGTTTCACGGATAACTCCCAAAGCAGGGTCCTCGCCATCTTCTAATGTCCCGCCCGGGATGTCCCATTGGTTTGGCAAAATCTTAGTGGCAACTGACCTTTGCAGAATGAGAATCTGATTTTTCTCGTTGAAAATAATTGTGTGAACGATTAGGCCTTTTTGCATATGGTTGTGAAATTATAAAAATACAAGAATATCCGCCAAAGGCGGATCTCCTCCAAGGGCGGATGGGCCTCTGGTCCAAGCCTCTGGCTGATAAAAATACAAGAATATAAAAATAGCCCCAAATAACTATTGACCAATCTTCAAAATCTTACACAACTTCTTAAACCCCTCTATGTTCCCGGGCCATATGAGCAATTTGAATACCTCGTCTTTTTCCAGCCACTTGAATTCGCTGTGTTCATCCGAAAGAATGATTTCAATCCCAAATTCAACTTCCGCGCCAAAAACATCTTCGCTGTGATGCCCCTCATAATCAAACTCAAAACTATAACCGGTATTGATAACTTTATTTATTTTGGTTATTCCAAACTCTTCTTCCGACTCTCTTGTAATTGTCTGTTCCAAGGTTTCGCCCTGCTCTACCCCGCCCGTTAAAGGCTGCCAAAAGCCGCCTCTCTTGGGAGTTCTCTTAGCCAAAAGAAAAAGTATCTTCCCTTCCGGAGCTTTTTTGAAAAAATAAATTTCAATTTGTTTCTCGGTTCTCATACCATTTTTTTGAAAGTTTTTAAATATTTTTTTATAAGTTCTATTTTTTCGCGGTCTGCTCCGCCTCTTTTTTCC from Patescibacteria group bacterium carries:
- a CDS encoding NUDIX domain-containing protein encodes the protein MKKVRDFYQISLKLILKNKEGKILALKADDGGSYAGFYDFPGGRIDTDEFETPFSEIIKREAEEEIGEVEFKLKLQPVAIGRHLIPAHLASAGKEIRVLYVFFEAEYVSGEV
- a CDS encoding NUDIX hydrolase, producing the protein MQKGLIVHTIIFNEKNQILILQRSVATKILPNQWDIPGGTLEDGEDPALGVIRETKEEAGLDIKNPSLFFYTSNVDKRKDKQFVRLIFIAEYQSGEVKLSPREHQDYKWIDISEDSKYQTVDYLGPCLEMLKSKSHKLFKL
- a CDS encoding NUDIX domain-containing protein — encoded protein: MRTEKQIEIYFFKKAPEGKILFLLAKRTPKRGGFWQPLTGGVEQGETLEQTITRESEEEFGITKINKVINTGYSFEFDYEGHHSEDVFGAEVEFGIEIILSDEHSEFKWLEKDEVFKLLIWPGNIEGFKKLCKILKIGQ